From the genome of Varibaculum prostatecancerukia, one region includes:
- a CDS encoding GNAT family N-acetyltransferase, which translates to MSTLRERLGSLPAAPVPPVHLGLYWRPSRETDSWKIRELIHLTEKNSHPARPTSEGEISRLTQALSRPELQDCLIGLDSRGNLAAFGSVTLQPDEKSYARADLFAVTAEHWRGRGIGRALLAWQDVRARELMLGYYGEDYDRPAQIRNVVDERAGDRRMLYAAAGFSAQRTIKVFSHRLDPAVLASLEEKFPTKDVRIISARRLSPDHWEEIKALHVANSARLYADKGDASRWWGRVLSNLAPDLSFAAVSMNSGRVLAYCLVVYRDLCQSSCLESEGASEEIIPTVAVDIFGDDRQNADNHGADFAVLKQVLSRVLTACAHSGYKQVFAEDNYPTLGDLSGVCAACGFKLAGARMIYTVEL; encoded by the coding sequence ATGTCAACTTTGCGCGAACGGTTAGGGAGCCTACCAGCTGCCCCGGTACCCCCGGTTCATCTGGGGTTATATTGGCGTCCCTCGCGCGAAACTGATTCTTGGAAAATTCGGGAACTAATCCATTTAACTGAGAAGAATTCCCATCCGGCACGTCCTACTTCCGAGGGCGAGATTAGTCGGTTAACCCAGGCGCTGAGCCGCCCGGAACTGCAAGACTGTCTGATTGGACTAGATTCGCGCGGCAACTTGGCGGCTTTCGGGTCGGTCACTTTACAGCCGGACGAAAAAAGCTATGCCCGCGCCGATCTGTTTGCAGTTACCGCCGAGCATTGGCGAGGACGGGGAATAGGTCGCGCCCTGTTGGCTTGGCAAGATGTGCGTGCTCGGGAACTAATGTTGGGTTACTACGGCGAGGATTATGATCGGCCCGCCCAAATCCGCAATGTAGTAGACGAGCGCGCCGGGGATCGGCGAATGCTCTATGCGGCTGCTGGATTCTCTGCTCAACGCACCATAAAAGTTTTTTCGCACCGCTTAGACCCGGCTGTGCTAGCCTCCTTAGAAGAAAAGTTCCCTACGAAAGATGTGCGGATCATTTCTGCCCGCCGGCTTTCCCCCGATCACTGGGAAGAAATAAAAGCTTTGCACGTAGCTAACTCCGCGCGCCTATATGCCGATAAGGGGGATGCTTCCCGCTGGTGGGGGCGAGTTTTATCGAATCTGGCTCCCGATTTGTCCTTTGCAGCTGTTTCTATGAATTCTGGTCGCGTGCTTGCTTATTGTCTGGTGGTTTACCGGGATCTTTGCCAAAGCAGTTGCCTAGAATCTGAGGGTGCATCCGAAGAAATAATTCCCACAGTGGCGGTAGATATTTTCGGTGATGACCGCCAAAATGCCGATAACCACGGCGCAGATTTCGCGGTATTAAAACAGGTACTTTCCCGGGTGCTCACGGCCTGCGCACACTCAGGATATAAACAGGTATTCGCCGAAGATAACTACCCGACCCTGGGTGACCTCTCTGGGGTGTGTGCCGCCTGCGGCTTCAAACTGGCGGGGGCGCGCATGATTTATACGGTGGAGCTGTGA
- a CDS encoding DNA gyrase/topoisomerase IV subunit A, whose amino-acid sequence MRTSFLEYAYSVIYARALPDARDGLKPVQRRIVYMMSEMGLWPNKGHVKSSRVVGEVMGKLHPHGDSAIYDAIVRLAQDFNLRMPLVDGHGNFGSLDDGPAAARYTEVRMAPTAQDMVSNLDEDVVDFVPNYDNQFMQPAVLPAAFPNLLVNGANGIAVGMATYIPPHNLGETVAGAIHLLENPEATTEDLMRFIPGPDLPGGGIIVGLDGVRQAYETGRGIFRTRAKTSIERVTARKMGIVVTELPYMIGPEKVIEKIKDGVQKGRIKGISAVTNLTDRDHDMRLVIEVKSGFNPEAVRAALFKHTPMEDSFGINAVALVDGQPRTLGLKEMLQVFLDHRMEIVMRRSQYRLRKRQERLHLVQGLLVAVLDIDDVIQIIRASEDAAQAKARLMEAFDLDDVQSEHILSLQLRRLTKFSRLELEAERDRLTEEIAELEALIASREKRQELVVSELREVAQKRSDPRRTVLLAEEGAAQLAAEQDAPLEIPDEPATVVLGAGGLVARFSGHEPFATDGQREPWDAIIATAQTTARGQVGAISSLGTLYKLTALEVPALVRSAAAPSLRGTPPISRLLSLEEGEEIVGLVPLDEEGPTWWAATAAGVIKRIRPQVLATQDSYSIIGLDSGDQVVAAGSGGDDGAFVLISSAAQLLRTPADKVRPQGRSGQGISGMKLAEGDQVIAAALVSEDDLESSLVATVAGISSSGPGSGQTSAKVTPLPQYPQKGRAGQGVRCQRFLKGESRLSLAAITATPPRALSKDGTPLSLPAQTDKRDASGSGLKRQIYFLG is encoded by the coding sequence ATGCGTACTTCCTTCCTGGAATACGCCTATTCGGTGATTTATGCGCGCGCCCTGCCAGATGCCCGGGATGGGCTAAAGCCGGTACAGCGGCGCATCGTCTATATGATGAGCGAAATGGGGTTATGGCCGAACAAAGGGCACGTAAAAAGCTCCCGGGTGGTGGGGGAAGTTATGGGTAAGCTCCACCCCCACGGCGATAGCGCCATCTATGACGCGATTGTGCGCCTGGCACAAGACTTTAACCTGCGGATGCCGCTGGTGGATGGGCACGGAAACTTTGGTTCCTTAGATGACGGCCCGGCGGCGGCGCGCTATACGGAAGTGCGGATGGCGCCGACCGCGCAAGATATGGTGTCCAATCTAGATGAGGACGTCGTAGATTTTGTTCCCAACTACGATAACCAGTTCATGCAACCGGCGGTGCTCCCGGCAGCTTTCCCGAACCTGCTAGTAAATGGCGCCAATGGGATTGCAGTCGGAATGGCCACCTACATTCCCCCTCACAACTTGGGGGAAACCGTGGCCGGCGCGATTCATCTGCTAGAAAATCCCGAGGCAACTACCGAAGATTTAATGCGTTTTATTCCCGGTCCCGACCTGCCAGGCGGCGGAATCATTGTGGGGCTGGACGGTGTACGCCAAGCCTACGAAACCGGGAGGGGAATTTTCCGCACTCGCGCCAAGACCTCGATTGAGCGAGTTACTGCCCGCAAGATGGGGATTGTGGTCACCGAACTGCCTTATATGATCGGTCCAGAAAAAGTCATTGAAAAAATCAAAGATGGAGTGCAAAAGGGCAGGATAAAAGGTATTTCTGCGGTCACTAACTTAACTGACCGCGACCACGATATGCGCCTAGTTATCGAAGTTAAATCCGGGTTCAACCCCGAGGCGGTGCGCGCCGCCCTCTTTAAGCACACCCCGATGGAGGATTCTTTCGGGATTAACGCGGTAGCTTTGGTCGATGGGCAGCCGCGCACTTTGGGGCTAAAAGAAATGCTGCAAGTGTTCCTCGATCACCGCATGGAGATTGTGATGCGCCGCAGCCAGTACCGCCTGCGTAAACGGCAAGAACGGCTGCATTTAGTGCAAGGGCTGCTAGTCGCAGTCCTCGATATTGATGACGTTATTCAGATTATTCGCGCCTCCGAGGATGCTGCTCAAGCAAAAGCCCGCTTAATGGAGGCTTTCGACTTAGATGATGTGCAGTCTGAACATATCTTGTCCCTGCAACTGCGCAGGTTAACTAAGTTTTCTCGCCTGGAATTAGAGGCGGAGCGTGACCGCTTGACCGAAGAAATCGCCGAGCTGGAAGCGTTGATTGCCTCCCGAGAAAAACGGCAAGAGCTGGTGGTGAGTGAGCTGCGGGAAGTAGCCCAAAAACGTTCGGATCCGCGGCGAACGGTGCTGCTGGCAGAAGAGGGCGCCGCCCAGTTAGCCGCCGAGCAAGACGCACCTCTAGAGATTCCCGATGAGCCTGCCACGGTGGTTTTAGGGGCAGGCGGCCTGGTGGCGCGTTTTTCTGGACACGAACCTTTTGCTACTGACGGTCAACGCGAGCCCTGGGATGCAATTATTGCTACAGCCCAAACTACCGCTCGCGGCCAGGTGGGCGCGATTAGCTCCCTGGGAACTTTATATAAACTTACTGCCCTGGAAGTACCAGCTTTGGTACGGTCAGCAGCAGCTCCTTCACTGCGGGGTACGCCTCCGATTTCACGGCTGCTCAGCCTGGAGGAAGGCGAAGAAATAGTGGGGCTGGTTCCCCTGGATGAAGAAGGACCGACTTGGTGGGCGGCCACGGCTGCTGGGGTTATTAAACGGATCCGGCCGCAGGTGTTGGCTACCCAGGATTCTTATTCCATAATCGGTCTAGACAGCGGTGACCAGGTGGTGGCAGCTGGCAGTGGAGGCGATGACGGTGCTTTCGTGCTGATTTCTTCGGCAGCGCAACTGCTGCGCACCCCGGCAGATAAAGTACGCCCCCAAGGACGCTCTGGCCAGGGCATTTCCGGAATGAAACTGGCAGAGGGCGACCAAGTAATCGCTGCCGCTTTGGTTAGTGAAGACGACCTAGAATCTTCCCTAGTGGCAACAGTTGCCGGAATTTCTTCTTCGGGCCCCGGTAGCGGGCAAACCAGTGCGAAGGTCACTCCTTTGCCACAGTATCCCCAAAAGGGACGCGCCGGACAAGGGGTGCGCTGCCAGCGTTTCTTGAAGGGTGAAAGCCGCCTGTCTTTGGCGGCCATCACCGCTACCCCGCCGCGCGCCCTCAGCAAAGACGGAACCCCGCTGTCGTTACCGGCGCAAACTGACAAGCGGGACGCTTCTGGTAGCGGGCTGAAGCGACAAATCTATTTCTTGGGTTAA
- a CDS encoding GNAT family N-acetyltransferase, with translation MSGQEWSLPKSTGKYDWRNLGPDNVPEMGSLIHRIEEFDNPPFRTAISEVEEFFAAPSRWRTIGAFGQENNLVAYAQVRPRLLVNEVVCEGGVDPRYRGQGLGRASIAWQRDQARALLDHSRPGRALFYVEDIAPDLSALLLEAGYQQTASFVDVSRDLTEPIKLPELPYPFQIVAWNQELDEMLRHTLNRILQDRNPGPGYSAEDWATRRGAFTPDCSFVALDKTTDRSQIAGFALSSIYRQDWKAVGNRQGYIDLLGLLPGWENAAILQSLIASVLKAFKNRGFATTGALLPEAADAFTRRLFLEAGFKVIGTSTQYAIETPASETDNNSLN, from the coding sequence ATGAGCGGGCAGGAATGGTCGCTGCCGAAGAGCACCGGAAAATATGATTGGCGCAATCTCGGTCCCGATAACGTACCGGAAATGGGGAGCCTGATCCATCGGATTGAAGAATTCGACAATCCTCCCTTTAGGACAGCGATTTCTGAGGTAGAAGAGTTTTTTGCGGCACCCTCACGGTGGCGTACCATCGGTGCCTTCGGCCAGGAAAACAACCTGGTCGCCTATGCGCAGGTGCGTCCGCGGCTACTGGTAAACGAAGTGGTCTGCGAGGGTGGGGTAGATCCGCGCTATCGCGGCCAAGGTTTAGGACGCGCATCGATAGCTTGGCAGCGGGATCAGGCGCGCGCCCTCCTCGATCATTCGCGCCCCGGACGCGCCCTATTCTATGTGGAAGATATTGCCCCTGACCTGTCTGCGTTGCTCCTAGAGGCCGGATATCAGCAAACTGCTTCTTTCGTGGATGTTTCCCGGGATTTGACCGAGCCTATAAAGCTGCCGGAACTGCCTTATCCGTTCCAGATTGTGGCTTGGAATCAGGAACTAGATGAAATGTTGCGTCATACTTTAAACCGGATCCTGCAAGACCGAAATCCGGGGCCGGGTTACAGCGCGGAAGATTGGGCTACTCGCCGAGGAGCTTTCACTCCAGATTGTTCTTTTGTGGCGCTAGATAAAACCACTGATCGCTCCCAGATTGCCGGTTTCGCGCTGTCTTCCATCTATCGCCAAGACTGGAAGGCGGTGGGGAATCGTCAAGGCTATATTGATCTGCTGGGGTTACTGCCGGGATGGGAAAATGCCGCCATCTTGCAATCTTTAATCGCGTCGGTATTGAAAGCGTTTAAGAATCGGGGGTTCGCTACTACTGGAGCTCTCTTGCCGGAGGCTGCTGATGCTTTCACCCGGCGTCTATTCTTGGAGGCCGGATTTAAAGTCATCGGAACCTCTACCCAGTACGCGATTGAAACTCCCGCATCTGAAACGGACAATAACTCCCTCAACTAG
- a CDS encoding DNA gyrase/topoisomerase IV subunit B: MATKTKSDYTARHLSVLEGLDAVRKRPGMYIGSTDHRGLMHCLWEIIDNSVDEALEGYCDQIEVTIGDDHSVSVSDNGRGIPVDKVPGVGLSGVEVVYTKLHAGGKFGTGSYGAAGGLHGVGASVVNALSARLDVQVDRGGKTYQMSFLRGEPGEFDDTESRTPTSPFKPFTKESKLKVIGKAPKKKTGTRVRFWADFQIFPKTASTGFSWEHLLERARQTAFLVPGLTIVCRDERPEEPLEESFKAEGGTEDFVDFLAPDQAIIDTWCIRDQRTYSETIQQLDQKSGHLRPVEVERTCDIDIAMRWGNGYDTVERSFVNIVATPMGGTHIMGFENALVRVLRSQIDKNKKSKRLKLTQKEAKIRIEKEDVMAGLTAVVTVRLPEPQFEGQTKEVLGTPQVRQAVSSAVTQWLEKKFSSSKRDDKQQVFALMEKVVGEMRARVSARHQKEISRRKNALETSSLPAKLADCRSNKVEDCELFIVEGDSALGTAKQARSADFQALLPIRGKILNTQKASTSDMLSNAECAAIIQVIGAGSGRSFDLDSARYGKVIMMTDADVDGAHIRTLLLTLFFRYMRPLIAAGRVYAAVPPLHRIEIPAQGRKKKEIIYTYSEDELHQRLHALAKSGRKYKEPIQRYKGLGEMDASQLAETTMQRGKRTLRQITFADEAALAQAENIFELLMGSTVAPRREFIVAGADQLAAEQIDA; encoded by the coding sequence GCCCGGCACCTGTCGGTACTAGAAGGACTTGACGCAGTTCGCAAGCGTCCCGGTATGTATATCGGCTCCACCGATCACCGCGGGCTGATGCACTGCCTGTGGGAAATCATCGACAACTCGGTAGATGAAGCCCTGGAAGGGTACTGTGACCAGATCGAGGTCACTATCGGCGATGACCATTCGGTATCGGTGTCCGATAATGGCCGCGGCATCCCCGTAGATAAAGTCCCCGGGGTAGGGCTATCCGGGGTGGAGGTCGTCTATACCAAGCTGCATGCGGGCGGAAAGTTCGGCACCGGCTCCTATGGGGCAGCGGGCGGCCTACATGGGGTAGGTGCCTCGGTAGTAAACGCCCTCTCTGCCCGCCTAGATGTGCAGGTAGATCGAGGCGGGAAAACCTATCAAATGTCTTTCCTGCGTGGAGAGCCCGGCGAGTTTGACGACACCGAATCCCGCACCCCTACCTCGCCGTTCAAGCCATTCACTAAAGAATCCAAACTGAAAGTAATAGGGAAAGCCCCCAAGAAAAAGACCGGAACCCGGGTGCGTTTTTGGGCAGATTTCCAGATTTTCCCCAAAACCGCCTCCACCGGATTCTCGTGGGAACACCTGCTGGAACGCGCGCGCCAAACCGCTTTCCTAGTGCCGGGTTTAACCATCGTTTGCCGCGATGAACGCCCCGAAGAACCCCTAGAGGAATCTTTCAAGGCCGAGGGCGGAACCGAAGATTTCGTCGATTTCCTCGCCCCCGATCAGGCGATTATCGACACCTGGTGTATCCGCGACCAGCGCACCTACAGTGAAACTATTCAACAGTTAGACCAAAAAAGCGGACATTTGCGCCCGGTCGAAGTCGAACGCACCTGCGATATTGATATTGCGATGCGCTGGGGCAACGGCTATGACACGGTTGAGCGTTCTTTCGTGAACATCGTGGCCACCCCCATGGGCGGCACCCACATTATGGGATTCGAAAACGCGCTGGTGCGGGTATTGCGCAGCCAGATTGATAAAAATAAGAAATCGAAGCGCCTGAAACTCACCCAAAAAGAAGCCAAGATCCGAATCGAAAAAGAGGACGTGATGGCGGGGCTGACCGCGGTAGTGACCGTGCGGTTGCCTGAACCCCAGTTCGAGGGGCAAACCAAGGAAGTTTTAGGTACCCCCCAAGTGCGCCAGGCAGTATCTAGCGCAGTCACCCAGTGGCTGGAAAAGAAGTTCTCTTCCTCCAAACGCGACGACAAGCAGCAAGTGTTTGCCCTGATGGAGAAAGTAGTAGGGGAGATGCGGGCGCGAGTGAGTGCGCGGCATCAAAAAGAGATTTCCCGACGTAAAAACGCCCTCGAAACCTCCTCACTACCGGCAAAACTAGCGGATTGTCGCTCCAATAAAGTTGAGGACTGTGAACTGTTTATCGTAGAGGGCGACTCGGCGCTAGGTACCGCCAAACAGGCACGATCAGCGGATTTCCAGGCCCTGCTGCCGATTCGCGGAAAAATCCTCAACACCCAAAAAGCCTCCACCTCCGATATGCTATCCAACGCCGAATGCGCAGCGATTATCCAGGTAATCGGGGCAGGTTCTGGTCGCAGCTTCGACCTGGATTCTGCCAGGTACGGCAAAGTCATTATGATGACCGATGCCGATGTGGATGGAGCCCATATTCGCACCCTGCTGCTCACCCTATTCTTCCGTTATATGCGCCCCCTGATTGCTGCCGGGAGAGTCTACGCGGCAGTACCCCCGCTGCATCGGATCGAAATCCCAGCTCAAGGGCGGAAAAAGAAAGAAATTATCTATACCTATTCCGAGGATGAGCTGCATCAGCGCCTGCACGCCCTCGCCAAGAGTGGACGCAAATATAAAGAACCTATCCAGCGCTATAAAGGTCTGGGCGAGATGGATGCCTCTCAGCTTGCAGAAACCACCATGCAACGCGGAAAACGCACCCTGCGGCAAATCACTTTCGCCGATGAAGCCGCGTTGGCGCAAGCCGAAAACATTTTCGAGCTGCTAATGGGATCCACGGTGGCGCCCCGCCGGGAATTCATCGTGGCCGGCGCAGACCAACTGGCAGCCGAACAAATAGATGCTTAA